In the genome of Notamacropus eugenii isolate mMacEug1 chromosome 5, mMacEug1.pri_v2, whole genome shotgun sequence, one region contains:
- the TSKS gene encoding testis-specific serine kinase substrate isoform X1, with protein sequence MASVVVKTIWQSKEIHEAGDPPAGAENRTPLGPEVPGAGSGPGKGITKKKKAVSFHGVEPRMSHEPMQWCLNLKRSSACTNVSLLNLAAVEPPDPGTEPTPDELPALPASGTSSPPTLSLPASAPAWAPDDPDIADLLNGVNSGLLRAKDSITSLKEKTTRVNQHVQSLQSECSVLSENLERRRQEAEELEGYCSQLKENCRKVTRSVEDAEIKTNVLKQNSALLEEKLRFLQQQLQDEPSRRQEAELPELEQQLEARLSRHSLISSCPTPPPEENQPQTEPQPQAEPEPEPEPEPHREPELEPEPGLVSGPSSTAQTGSPTESSGPRGAVNPGDGTEGQGQGQSEGQGQGRTGESGELELQKVTAGLEELRREVSSLTARWYQEEGAVQEALRLLGGLGGRLDGFLGQWERAQREQAQTARGLQELRGRADELCTMVERSAVSVASLRGELEGLGPVKPVLEELGRQLGSARRGSELAMALDRPGSCTRCVSQGQQLSSESLQQLLERALTPLVDEVKQRGLAPACPSCQRLHKKILELERQALAKHVRAEALSSTLRLAQDEALRAKNLLLTDKMKPEEKVAALDYLHLKMCSLHDQLSSLPLEGSATSLGGGSSGGAPPKRGGPAPEQ encoded by the exons ATGGCGAGTGTGGTGGTTAAGACGATCTGGCAATCCAAGGAGATCCATGAAGCCGGAGATCCCCCAGCAGGGGCTGAGAACCGGACCCCACTGGGGCCTGAGGTCCCTGGGGCTGGATCTGGCCCTGGAAAGGGGATCACCAAGAAAAAGAAGGCTGTGTCTTTCCATGG GGTGGAGCCCCGGATGTCCCATGAGCCAATGCAGTGGTGCCTGAATCTGAAGCGCTCCTCAGCCTGCACCAATGTCTCCCTCCTCAACCTGGCAGCTGTGGAGCCTCCTGACCCCGGGACTGAGCCCACCCCAGATGAGCTCCCAGCTCTTCCTGCCTCTGGGACCTCCTCACCCCCCACCCTGAGTCTGCCAGCTTCGGCCCCAGCCTGGGCCCCTGATGACCCTGACATCGCTGACCTGTTG AACGGGGTGAACAGCGGCTTGCTGAGGGCCAAGGACTCCATCACCAGCCTCAAGGAGAAGACTACCCGGGTCAACCAGCACGTCCAGTCGCTTCAG AGTGAGTGCTCGGTGCTGAGCGAGAACCTGGAACGAAGGAGGCAGGAGGCGGAGGAGCTGGAGGGATATTGCAGCCAGCTGAAG GAGAATTGTCGGAAGGTGACCCGCTCAGTGGAAGACGCTGAGATAAAGACAAACGTCCTGAAGCAGAACTCGGCCCTGCTGGAG GAGAAACTGCGCTTCctccagcagcagctgcaggatGAGCCCTCCAGAAGGCAGGAGGCTGAGCTGCCGGAACTGGAGCAGCAGCTGGAGGCCCGACTGTCTCGTCACTCGTTGATCTCCTCCTGCCCCACTCCGCCCCCTGAAGAGAATCAGCCCCAGACTGAACCCCAGCCCCAGGCCGAGCCCGAGCCTGAGCCTGAGCCCGAGCCCCACCGGGAACCAGAGCTGGAGCCTGAGCCTGGTCTCGTCTCCGGCCCCTCTTCCACGGCCCAGACGGGCAGCCCCACGGAGTCCTCTGGACCGCGAGGTGCAGTCAACCCCGGAGACGGGACCGAAGGCCAGGGCCAAGGTCAGAGCGAGGGCCAGGGCCAGGGGCGCACAGGGGAGAGTGGAGAACTGGAGCTGCAGAAGGTCACCGCCGGCCTGGAGGAGCTCAG GAGAGAAGTGTCCTCGCTGACGGCGCGCTGGTATCAGGAGGAGGGCGCCGTGCAAGAGGCACTGAGACTGCTCGGAGGTCTCGGGGGGCGGCTGGACGGCTTCCTGGGCCAGTGGGAGCGGGCCCAGAGGGAGCAGGCACAGACTGCACGGGGCCTCCAGGAGCTACGGGGCCGGGCGGACGAGCTCTGCACCAT GGTAGAGCGTTCTGCCGTGTCAGTGGCTTCACTACGGGGAGAGCTGGAGGGCCTGGGTCCCGTGAAACCCGTGCTGGAGGAGCTGGGTCGACAGCTGGGCAGCGCCCGCCGCGGCTCTGAGCTCGCCATGGCTTTGGATCGGCCAGGTTCCTGTACTCGCTGCGTCAG CCAGGGGCAGCAGCTGTCGTCAGAGTCCCTGCAGCAGCTCCTGGAGCGGGCCCTGACACCGCTGGTGGACGAAGTCAAGCAGCGTGGCCTGGCCCCTGCGTGCCCCAGCTGCCAGAGGCTTCACAAGAAGATCCTG GAGTTAGAGCGCCAGGCTCTGGCGAAGCACGTGAGGGCAGAGGCTCTGAGCTCCACTCTGAGGCTGGCCCAAGATGAGGCCCTCAGGGCCAAGAACCTGCTGCTCACAGACAAGATGAAGCCTGA GGAGAAGGTGGCTGCTTTGGACTACCTGCACCTGAAGATGTGCTCTCTACACGACCAGCTCAGCAGCCTCCCTCTGGAGGGATCAGCCACGAGCCTAGGGGGAGGGAGCAGTGGAGGAGCCCCTCCAAAACGTGGGGGGCCTGCGCCTGAGCAATAA
- the AP2A1 gene encoding LOW QUALITY PROTEIN: AP-2 complex subunit alpha-1 (The sequence of the model RefSeq protein was modified relative to this genomic sequence to represent the inferred CDS: deleted 1 base in 1 codon), which produces MPAVSKGDGMRGLAVFISDIRNCKSKEAEIKRINKELANIRSKFKGDKALDGYSKKKYVCKLLFIFLLGHDIDFGHMEAVNLLSSNKYTEKQIGYLFISVLVNSTSELIRLINNGVKNDLTSRNPTFMCLALHCIANVGSREMGEAFAADIPRILVAGDSMDSVKQSAALCLLRLYKASPDLVPMGEWTARVVHLLNDQHMGVVTAAVSLITCLCKKNPDDFKTCVSLAVSRLSRIVSSASTDLQDYTYYFVPAPWLSVKLLRLLQCYAPPEDAAVKGRLVECLETVLNKAQEPPKSKKVQHSNAKNAVLFETISLIIHYDSEPNLLVRACNQLGQFLQHRETNLRYLALESMCTLASSEFSHEAVKTHIDTVISALKTERDVSVRQRAADLLYAMCDRSNAKQIVSEMLRYLETADYAIREEIVLKVAILAEKYAVDYSWYVDTILNLIRIAGDYVSEEVWYRVLQIVTNRDDVQGYAAKTVFEALQAPACHENMVKVGGYILGEFGNLIAGDPRSSPPVQFSLLHSKFHLCSVATRALLLSTYIKFINLFPETKATIQAVLRAGSQLRNADVELQQRAVEYLTLSSIASTDVLATVLEEMPPFPERESSILAKLKRKKGPGAASTLDEGRREPGPGGDVNGGVEPAPSAGSTPSPSADLLGLRAAPHPAAPPSAPSAGSLLVDVFSDGPVGGPPSLGPSPEEAFLSPGAEDPGVPIPEADELLNKFVCRNNGVLFENALLQIGVKSEFRQNLGRMYLFYGNKTSVQFQNFCPTVTHPGDLQTQLVVQTKRVPGQVDGGAQVQQVLNIECLRDFFTPPLLTVRFRYGGAPQALTLKLPVTINKFFQPTEMAAQDFFQRWKQLSLPQQEAQKIFQANHPMDSEVTKAKLLGFGSALLDNVDPNPENYVGAGIVQTKALQVGCLLRLEPNAQAQMYRLTLRTSKESVSRHLCELLAEQF; this is translated from the exons ATGCCGGCCGTGTCCAAGGGTGACGGCATGCGGGGCCTGGCAGTGTTCATCTCGGACATCCGCAACT GTAAGAGCAAGGAGGCGGAGATTAAGAGGATCAACAAGGAGCTGGCCAACATCCGATCCAAGTTCAAAG GGGACAAGGCTCTGGATGGGTACAGCAAGAAGAAATATGTCTGCAAGCTGCTGTTCATCTTCCTACTGGGCCACGACATTGACTTTGGCCACATGGAGGCTGTGAACCTGCTCAGTTCTAACAAGTACACAGAGAAGCAGATT GGCTACCTGTTCATCTCTGTGCTGGTGAACTCCACATCGGAGCTGATCCGCCTCATCAACAACGGGGTTAAGAATGACCTGACCAGCCGGAATCCCACCTTCATGTGCCTGGCCCTGCACTGCATTGCCAATGTGGGCAGCCGCGAGATGGGCGAGGCCTTTGCTGCTGACATCCCCCGGATCCTGGTGGCAGG GGACAGCATGGACAGTGTCAAACAAAGTGCCGCCCTGTGCCTGCTGCGCCTGTACAAGGCCTCGCCTGACCTAGTGCCCATGGGCGAGTGGACAGCCCGTGTGGTGCACCTCCTCAATGACCAGCACATG GGAGTGGTCACTGCTGCTGTCAGCCTCATCACCTGCCTGTGCAAAAAGAACCCAGACGACTTCAAGACTTGTGTCTCGCTGGCCGTGTCTCGCCTGAGCCGG ATCGTCTCTTCAGCCTCCACAGACCTCCAGGACTACACCTACTATTTTGTTCCTGCCCCGTGGTTGTCTGTGAAGCTGCTCCGTTTATTGCAGTGTTACGCACCGCCAG AGGATGCCGCGGTGAAGGGGCGGCTGGTGGAGTGTCTGGAAACAGTTCTGAACAAGGCCCAGGAACCCCCCAAGTCAAAGAAGGTGCAACATTCCAACGCCAAGAACGCCGTTCTCTTCGAGACCATCAGCCTCATAATCCACTATGACAG TGAGCCCAACCTCTTGGTGCGGGCCTGCAACCAGCTGGGCCAGTTCCTCCAGCACCGTGAGACTAACCTGCGCTACCTGGCCCTGGAGAGCATGTGCACGCTGGCCAGCTCCGAGTTCTCCCATGAGGCTGTCAAGACCCACATCGACACGGTCATCAGTGCCCTCAAG ACGGAGCGTGACGTCAGTGTGAGACAGAGGGCAGCTGACCTCCTCTACGCCATGTGTGACCGTAGCAACGCAAAGCAGATTGTATCAGAGATGTTGCGCTACTTGGAGACAGCTGACTACGCCATCCGGGAGGAGATT GTGCTGAAGGTGGCGATCCTGGCTGAGAAGTATGCCGTGGATTATAGCTGGTATGTGGACACCATCCTCAACCTGATCCGCATCGCAGGCGACTACGTGAGTGAGGAGGTGTGGTACCGTGTGCTCCAGATCGTCACCAACCGGGACGACGTGCAGGGCTATGCGGCCAAGACTGTCTTCGAG gcTCTCCAGGCCCCCGCCTGCCACGAGAACATGGTGAAGGTTGGTGGCTACATCCTTGGAGAGTTTGGGAACCTCATTGCTGGGGACCCGCGTTCCAG CCCCCCGGTGCAGTTCTCGCTGCTGCATTCGAAGTTCCACCTGTGCAGCGTGGCCACGAGAGCGCTGCTGCTCTCCACCTACATCAAGTTCATCAACCTGTTCCCCGAGACCAAGGCCACCATCCAGGCCGTGCTGCGCGCAGGCTCCCAGCTGCGCAATGCCGATGTGGAGCTGCAGCAGCGCGCTGTCGAGTACCTCACCCTCAGCTCCATCGCCAGCACCGACGTCCTG GCCACTGTGCTGGAAGAGATGCCTCCTTTTCCAGAGAGGGAGTCGTCCATCCTTGCCAAGCTCAAGCGGAAGAAGGGCCCTGGGGCGGCCAGCACCCTGGATGAGGGGCGCAGGGAGCCGGGGCCCGGGGGTGATGTGAATGGGGGTGTGGAgccagcccccagtgctggg TCTACACCCTCGCCCTCGGCCGACCTCCTGGGGCTGCGGGCGGCCCCTCACCCTGCGGCCCCCCCCAGTGCC CCCAGCGCTGGCAGCCTCCTGGTGGATGTGTTCTCTGACGGCCCCGTGGGGGGCCCGCCCAGCCTGGGGCCCAGCCCCGAGGAAGCCTTCCTCAG CCCAGGTGCGGAGGACCCCGGTGTCCCCATCCCTGAGGCGGATGAGCTTCTGAACAA GTTTGTGTGCAGGAACAACGGAGTGCTCTTTGAGAACGCCTTGCTGCAGATCGGGGTCAAGTCTGAGTTCCGGCAGAACCTGG GCCGCATGTACCTCTTCTACGGAAACAAGACCTCTGTCCAGTTCCAGAATTTCTGTCCCACTGTTACTCACCCTGGGGACCTCCAGACTCA GCTGGTCGTGCAGACCAAGCGGGTGCCAGGGCAGGTGGATGGGGGTGCACAGGTGCAGCAGGTCCTCAACATTGAGTGTCTGAGGGATTTCTTCACACCTCCCTTGCTGACCGTGCGCTTCAG GTATGGGGGAGCTCCTCAGGCCCTCACGCTCAAGCTCCCAGTGACCATCAACAAGTTTTTCCAGCCCACTGAGATGGCTGCCCAGGATTTCTTCCAGCGCTGGAAGCAGCTGAGCCT CCCCCAGCAGGAGGCCCAGAAAATCTTCCAAGCCAATCATCCCATGGATTCAGAGGTGACCAAGGCTAAG CTCCTGGGCTTTGGCTCAGCCCTTCTGGACAATGTGGATCCAAACCCCGAGAACTATGTGGGGGCTGGGATCGTGCAGACCAAGGCTCTGCAGGTCGGCTGCCTGCTCCGGCTGGAGCCCAATGCCCAGGCCCAG ATGTACCGCCTGACTCTCCGCACCAGCAAGGAGAGTGTGTCTCGTCACCTGTGTGAACTGTTGGCTGAGCAGTTCTGA
- the TSKS gene encoding testis-specific serine kinase substrate isoform X2, giving the protein MASVVVKTIWQSKEIHEAGDPPAGAENRTPLGPEVPGAGSGPGKGITKKKKAVSFHGVEPRMSHEPMQWCLNLKRSSACTNVSLLNLAAVEPPDPGTEPTPDELPALPASGTSSPPTLSLPASAPAWAPDDPDIADLLNGVNSGLLRAKDSITSLKEKTTRVNQHVQSLQSECSVLSENLERRRQEAEELEGYCSQLKENCRKVTRSVEDAEIKTNVLKQNSALLEEKLRFLQQQLQDEPSRRQEAELPELEQQLEARLSRHSLISSCPTPPPEENQPQTEPQPQAEPEPEPEPEPHREPELEPEPGLVSGPSSTAQTGSPTESSGPRGAVNPGDGTEGQGQGQSEGQGQGRTGESGELELQKVTAGLEELRREVSSLTARWYQEEGAVQEALRLLGGLGGRLDGFLGQWERAQREQAQTARGLQELRGRADELCTMVERSAVSVASLRGELEGLGPVKPVLEELGRQLGSARRGSELAMALDRPGSCTRCVSQGQQLSSESLQQLLERALTPLVDEVKQRGLAPACPSCQRLHKKILGEGGCFGLPAPEDVLSTRPAQQPPSGGISHEPRGREQWRSPSKTWGACA; this is encoded by the exons ATGGCGAGTGTGGTGGTTAAGACGATCTGGCAATCCAAGGAGATCCATGAAGCCGGAGATCCCCCAGCAGGGGCTGAGAACCGGACCCCACTGGGGCCTGAGGTCCCTGGGGCTGGATCTGGCCCTGGAAAGGGGATCACCAAGAAAAAGAAGGCTGTGTCTTTCCATGG GGTGGAGCCCCGGATGTCCCATGAGCCAATGCAGTGGTGCCTGAATCTGAAGCGCTCCTCAGCCTGCACCAATGTCTCCCTCCTCAACCTGGCAGCTGTGGAGCCTCCTGACCCCGGGACTGAGCCCACCCCAGATGAGCTCCCAGCTCTTCCTGCCTCTGGGACCTCCTCACCCCCCACCCTGAGTCTGCCAGCTTCGGCCCCAGCCTGGGCCCCTGATGACCCTGACATCGCTGACCTGTTG AACGGGGTGAACAGCGGCTTGCTGAGGGCCAAGGACTCCATCACCAGCCTCAAGGAGAAGACTACCCGGGTCAACCAGCACGTCCAGTCGCTTCAG AGTGAGTGCTCGGTGCTGAGCGAGAACCTGGAACGAAGGAGGCAGGAGGCGGAGGAGCTGGAGGGATATTGCAGCCAGCTGAAG GAGAATTGTCGGAAGGTGACCCGCTCAGTGGAAGACGCTGAGATAAAGACAAACGTCCTGAAGCAGAACTCGGCCCTGCTGGAG GAGAAACTGCGCTTCctccagcagcagctgcaggatGAGCCCTCCAGAAGGCAGGAGGCTGAGCTGCCGGAACTGGAGCAGCAGCTGGAGGCCCGACTGTCTCGTCACTCGTTGATCTCCTCCTGCCCCACTCCGCCCCCTGAAGAGAATCAGCCCCAGACTGAACCCCAGCCCCAGGCCGAGCCCGAGCCTGAGCCTGAGCCCGAGCCCCACCGGGAACCAGAGCTGGAGCCTGAGCCTGGTCTCGTCTCCGGCCCCTCTTCCACGGCCCAGACGGGCAGCCCCACGGAGTCCTCTGGACCGCGAGGTGCAGTCAACCCCGGAGACGGGACCGAAGGCCAGGGCCAAGGTCAGAGCGAGGGCCAGGGCCAGGGGCGCACAGGGGAGAGTGGAGAACTGGAGCTGCAGAAGGTCACCGCCGGCCTGGAGGAGCTCAG GAGAGAAGTGTCCTCGCTGACGGCGCGCTGGTATCAGGAGGAGGGCGCCGTGCAAGAGGCACTGAGACTGCTCGGAGGTCTCGGGGGGCGGCTGGACGGCTTCCTGGGCCAGTGGGAGCGGGCCCAGAGGGAGCAGGCACAGACTGCACGGGGCCTCCAGGAGCTACGGGGCCGGGCGGACGAGCTCTGCACCAT GGTAGAGCGTTCTGCCGTGTCAGTGGCTTCACTACGGGGAGAGCTGGAGGGCCTGGGTCCCGTGAAACCCGTGCTGGAGGAGCTGGGTCGACAGCTGGGCAGCGCCCGCCGCGGCTCTGAGCTCGCCATGGCTTTGGATCGGCCAGGTTCCTGTACTCGCTGCGTCAG CCAGGGGCAGCAGCTGTCGTCAGAGTCCCTGCAGCAGCTCCTGGAGCGGGCCCTGACACCGCTGGTGGACGAAGTCAAGCAGCGTGGCCTGGCCCCTGCGTGCCCCAGCTGCCAGAGGCTTCACAAGAAGATCCTG GGAGAAGGTGGCTGCTTTGGACTACCTGCACCTGAAGATGTGCTCTCTACACGACCAGCTCAGCAGCCTCCCTCTGGAGGGATCAGCCACGAGCCTAGGGGGAGGGAGCAGTGGAGGAGCCCCTCCAAAACGTGGGGGGCCTGCGCCTGA